A single Polyodon spathula isolate WHYD16114869_AA chromosome 6, ASM1765450v1, whole genome shotgun sequence DNA region contains:
- the LOC121316801 gene encoding sorting nexin-5-like isoform X2 codes for MASTPEETDNNSKLRSVSVDLNNDTSFMIDIPDALCERDKVKFTVHTKIPPSPPKPDFESPREKMHKLGEGEATMTKEEYTKMKQELEAEYLAVFKKTVQAHEVFLQRLSSHPVLSKDRNFHIFLEYDQDLSVRRKNTKEMFGGFFRNMVKTADEVIISGIKEVDDFFDQEKIFLLDYYNKIRDATTKAEKMTTAHKNVADDYIHFSATLDSLSADESTALKMYLLKLAELFEKLRKVEGRVASDEDLKLTELLRYYMRDIQAAKDLLYRRARALADYESSNKALEKAQLKSKEVQQAEEHQQLCCQKFEKLSESGKRELTSFKGRRVVAFRKNLIEMAELEIKHAKSSVSLLQSCIDMLKTN; via the exons ATGGCATCGACTCCCGAGGAGACCGATAACAACAGCAag CTCAGATCGGTTTCTGTGGACCTAAACAACGACACCTCTTTCATGATCGACATTCCTGACGCCCTTTGTGAAAGAGATAAAGTCAAGTTTACAGTGCACACCAAG ATTCCTCCATCCCCTCCGAAGCCTGACTTTGAAAGTCCGAGGGAAAAGATGCACAAGCTGGGAGAAGGGGAAGCCACCATGACGAAAGAGGAGTATACCAAAATGAAACAAGAGCTTGAAGC CGAGTACCTAGCAGTATTTAAAAAGACAGTGCAAGCCCATGAAGTTTTCCTGCAGAGGCTTTCTTCACACCCAGTCCTCAGTAAAGATCGCAACTTCCACATTTTCTTGGAGTATGACCAGGAT CTGAGTGTGAGGAGGAAAAATACCAAGGAAATGTTCGGCGGTTTCTTTAGAAACATGGTGAAGACTGCAGATGAAGTGATCATTTCTGGAATAAAG gaAGTGGATGATTTTTTCGATCAAGAGAAGATATTCCTCCTTGATTATTACAACAAAATCCGAGATGCAACTACGAAAGCTGAAAAAATGACAACAGCGCACAAAA ATGTTGCGGATGACTACATTCACTTTTCAGCCACCTTGGACAGCCTTTCTGCAGACGAATCCACTGCACTTAAAAT GTACCTGCTGAAGCTTGCAGAGCTATTTGAAAAACTCAGG AAAGTGGAAGGGAGAGTGGCTTCCGATGAAGATTTGAAGTTGACCGAGTTGTTGAGATACTACATGAGAGACATTCAAGCAGCTAAG GACCTGTTGTATCGGCGAGCGAGAGCCCTTGCAGACTATGAGAGCTCCAATAAGGCCCTGGAGAAGGCACAGCTGAAGAGCAAAGAGGTGCAGCAAGCAGAAGAGCACCAGCAGCTCTGCTGTCAGAAATTTGAGAAGCTGTCCGAGTCTGGAAAGAGAG aactgaCAAGCTTTAAAGGGAGGAGAGTGGTGGCTTTTCGCAAGAATCTTATTGAAATGGCTGAACTAGAAATAAAGcatgcaaaa agcAGCGTGTCTCTCCTGCAGAGCTGTATTGACATGCTAAAGACCAATTAA
- the LOC121316801 gene encoding sorting nexin-5-like isoform X1 — MASTPEETDNNSKLRSVSVDLNNDTSFMIDIPDALCERDKVKFTVHTKTRLGTFQKPEFSVLRQHEDFIWLHDTLVETEEYAGHIIPPSPPKPDFESPREKMHKLGEGEATMTKEEYTKMKQELEAEYLAVFKKTVQAHEVFLQRLSSHPVLSKDRNFHIFLEYDQDLSVRRKNTKEMFGGFFRNMVKTADEVIISGIKEVDDFFDQEKIFLLDYYNKIRDATTKAEKMTTAHKNVADDYIHFSATLDSLSADESTALKMYLLKLAELFEKLRKVEGRVASDEDLKLTELLRYYMRDIQAAKDLLYRRARALADYESSNKALEKAQLKSKEVQQAEEHQQLCCQKFEKLSESGKRELTSFKGRRVVAFRKNLIEMAELEIKHAKSSVSLLQSCIDMLKTN; from the exons ATGGCATCGACTCCCGAGGAGACCGATAACAACAGCAag CTCAGATCGGTTTCTGTGGACCTAAACAACGACACCTCTTTCATGATCGACATTCCTGACGCCCTTTGTGAAAGAGATAAAGTCAAGTTTACAGTGCACACCAAG ACTAGACTAGGCACCTTCCAGAAACCAGAATTTTCAGTGCTCAGACAACATGAAGACTTCATCTGGTTACATGACACGCTTGTTGAGACTGAAGAGTATGCAGGACATATT ATTCCTCCATCCCCTCCGAAGCCTGACTTTGAAAGTCCGAGGGAAAAGATGCACAAGCTGGGAGAAGGGGAAGCCACCATGACGAAAGAGGAGTATACCAAAATGAAACAAGAGCTTGAAGC CGAGTACCTAGCAGTATTTAAAAAGACAGTGCAAGCCCATGAAGTTTTCCTGCAGAGGCTTTCTTCACACCCAGTCCTCAGTAAAGATCGCAACTTCCACATTTTCTTGGAGTATGACCAGGAT CTGAGTGTGAGGAGGAAAAATACCAAGGAAATGTTCGGCGGTTTCTTTAGAAACATGGTGAAGACTGCAGATGAAGTGATCATTTCTGGAATAAAG gaAGTGGATGATTTTTTCGATCAAGAGAAGATATTCCTCCTTGATTATTACAACAAAATCCGAGATGCAACTACGAAAGCTGAAAAAATGACAACAGCGCACAAAA ATGTTGCGGATGACTACATTCACTTTTCAGCCACCTTGGACAGCCTTTCTGCAGACGAATCCACTGCACTTAAAAT GTACCTGCTGAAGCTTGCAGAGCTATTTGAAAAACTCAGG AAAGTGGAAGGGAGAGTGGCTTCCGATGAAGATTTGAAGTTGACCGAGTTGTTGAGATACTACATGAGAGACATTCAAGCAGCTAAG GACCTGTTGTATCGGCGAGCGAGAGCCCTTGCAGACTATGAGAGCTCCAATAAGGCCCTGGAGAAGGCACAGCTGAAGAGCAAAGAGGTGCAGCAAGCAGAAGAGCACCAGCAGCTCTGCTGTCAGAAATTTGAGAAGCTGTCCGAGTCTGGAAAGAGAG aactgaCAAGCTTTAAAGGGAGGAGAGTGGTGGCTTTTCGCAAGAATCTTATTGAAATGGCTGAACTAGAAATAAAGcatgcaaaa agcAGCGTGTCTCTCCTGCAGAGCTGTATTGACATGCTAAAGACCAATTAA